A DNA window from Bradyrhizobium barranii subsp. barranii contains the following coding sequences:
- a CDS encoding YkvA family protein has protein sequence MAAEHSVGFEPADRLAEDHESVRRRFWRKLKRVAVQLPFAEDLLAAYYCAFDRQTPRHVQASLLGAIAYFILPFDFVPDVMPILGFTDDAAVLATAIRMVASHITTEHREAARAVLKRGVDGAEAAQ, from the coding sequence ATGGCTGCCGAACACAGCGTCGGCTTCGAGCCGGCCGATCGGCTCGCGGAGGATCATGAGAGCGTGCGCCGCCGTTTCTGGCGCAAGCTGAAGCGTGTCGCCGTGCAATTGCCGTTCGCGGAAGACCTGCTCGCGGCTTATTACTGTGCGTTTGACCGGCAGACGCCGCGCCATGTCCAGGCGTCGCTGCTCGGAGCGATCGCCTATTTCATCCTGCCGTTCGATTTCGTCCCCGACGTGATGCCGATCCTCGGCTTCACCGATGACGCCGCCGTGCTCGCCACCGCCATCCGCATGGTCGCCAGCCACATCACGACGGAGCACCGCGAAGCCGCCCGCGCCGTGCTGAAGCGCGGGGTGGATGGTGCGGAGGCGGCGCAGTAG
- a CDS encoding TAXI family TRAP transporter solute-binding subunit: MRNALGMAVAAIMTICAFAARAEQTEYDPAKVSDGLKAIFQFGSTSTKQSLNANTVTLITGTIGGTYVQFGADLASVLDDGNKIRVLPIVGRGSVQSVADILFLQGVDLGIVRADTLDYLERKGFAKDIKKQFTYVTKLYNEEMQVIAPKSVATLKDLEGKKVSVDLPNGGTFVTALTVFERLGIKANFVYVEQRIAMEKLKAGEIDAVIVVGGKPYKSVSTFSNDGRFHLAGVDYAKPLQSDYLPATLTAKDYPNLIKEGENVDTIAVPAVLAAYNWAPNTDRYRKLALFVDAFFTKFPTLQNPPFHPKWKEVSLPAPLTGWNRLPVAQQWLDKHGVEPVTRERFEAFLKQNPAAQKVSDADREALFKQFQAWDAGNARAEKK; encoded by the coding sequence ATGCGTAACGCTTTGGGAATGGCGGTTGCCGCCATCATGACGATTTGCGCGTTCGCGGCACGCGCCGAGCAGACCGAGTACGATCCGGCCAAGGTCTCGGACGGCCTGAAGGCCATCTTCCAGTTCGGCTCGACCTCGACCAAGCAGTCGCTGAACGCCAATACGGTCACGCTGATCACCGGCACGATCGGCGGCACCTACGTGCAGTTCGGCGCCGACCTCGCCTCCGTGCTCGACGACGGCAACAAGATCCGCGTGCTACCGATCGTCGGCCGCGGCTCGGTGCAGAGCGTCGCCGACATTCTGTTCCTGCAAGGCGTCGATCTCGGCATCGTGCGGGCGGACACGCTCGACTATCTCGAGCGCAAGGGCTTTGCCAAGGACATCAAGAAGCAGTTCACCTATGTGACCAAGCTCTACAATGAAGAGATGCAGGTGATCGCGCCGAAATCGGTCGCGACGCTGAAGGATCTCGAGGGCAAGAAGGTCAGCGTCGATCTGCCCAATGGCGGGACCTTCGTCACCGCGCTGACGGTGTTCGAACGGCTCGGGATCAAGGCGAACTTCGTCTATGTCGAGCAGCGCATCGCAATGGAGAAGCTGAAAGCCGGCGAGATCGACGCCGTCATCGTGGTCGGCGGCAAGCCGTACAAGTCAGTGTCGACCTTCAGCAATGACGGCCGCTTCCACCTCGCGGGGGTCGACTATGCAAAGCCGCTCCAGAGCGACTATCTGCCGGCGACGCTGACCGCCAAAGACTATCCGAACCTGATCAAGGAAGGCGAGAACGTGGACACCATCGCGGTGCCGGCGGTGCTCGCGGCCTACAACTGGGCGCCCAACACCGACCGTTACCGTAAGCTTGCGCTGTTCGTGGATGCGTTCTTCACGAAATTCCCGACCCTGCAGAACCCGCCTTTCCATCCCAAGTGGAAGGAAGTCTCGCTCCCGGCACCTCTGACGGGCTGGAACAGATTGCCGGTGGCGCAGCAATGGCTCGACAAGCACGGCGTCGAACCGGTGACCCGGGAGCGCTTCGAGGCGTTCCTCAAGCAGAACCCCGCGGCCCAGAAGGTGTCCGACGCAGACAGGGAAGCGCTGTTCAAGCAATTCCAGGCATGGGACGCGGGGAACGCGCGGGCGGAGAAGAAGTAA